Part of the Erwinia amylovora genome is shown below.
CAATTTGCCTCGATCAGCTTCGACGCCAGCGTGTCCGAGCTGGCGATGGCGTTCAGCCAGGGGGCCAGACTGACGCTGGTCGGGGAAGAGGTGCGCCGTGATGCCGCCATGCTGATGCAGTTTATTCAGCAGCAGGGGATCACCCATGCCACGCTGCCTCCGGCGCTGTTCAGGGGTGTTGATCCCGCGCCGCTGGCTGACGCCGAATGCCTGGTATTTGCCGGAGAAGCGCCGGGCGCCGCACTGCTTAACACGCTTGGCCCGCGCACCCGCGTACTTAACGCCTATGGCCCAACTGAGGCGGCGGTCTGCACCACGGCCTGGGTGGCCGACCGCCCCTGTGAGGAAGGCTATATTCCCATCGGACTGCCTATTCCCAACAGCTGCATTTACCTGTTGGATGACAACCTGCAGCCGGTACCTACAGGTGCAACCGGCGAGATCTATATCGGCGGACTGGGTGTTGCACGCGGATATCTCAACCAGCCGGCATTGACCGGGGAACGTTTCCTGACTGACCCGTTCAGCCCACAGCCTGGCGCACGCATGTACCGCAGCGGTGACCTGGCACGCTACCTGCCCGACGGCAACCTGGCCTATCTGGGACGCAACGATGACCAGGTGAAAATTCGCGGCTTCCGCATCGAGCCGGGCGAAATCGCCGCATGCCTCGGTGAACACCCGGAGGTGCGCGAGGCGGCGGTGATCGCCCGCACGCAGCACGGCGAACCGCAGCTTTTGGCCTACGTCGTCACGCAGCTGCCGCTGGAGGATCTTGCCTCCGTACTGCGCACCTTCCTCGCCGACAGGCTGCCCGCTTATATGATCCCGGCGGCGTATATCGCCCTGGCGCAGCTGCCGCTGACCGCCAACGGCAAGCTTGACCGCCGCGCCCTGCCGGAACCGGACGACAGCGCCTTTGCCCGCAGCGCTTTTGCAGCCCCACAGGGCGAGGTCGAGCAGGCGCTGGCCGCGATCTGGCAGCAGCTGCTCAACGTGGAGCGCGTCAGCCGCTTTGATAACTTCTTCGCCCTCGGCGGCCATTCGCTGTTGGCGGTGCAGCTGATGGAGCAACTGCGCCGCCGGCAGCTGTCCGCCAGCGTGCAGGCGCTGTTTACCACCCGCACCCTCGCCGATCTGGCCGCTAGCCTCGGCCAGCAGCAGGAGATCAGCGTGCCGCCGCTGCTGCTGACGCAAGACTGCCGTCAGGTCACCCCGGAAATGCTGCCGCTGATCTCACTGCGCCAGGCAGAAATTGACCGCCTGACGGCGCGCCTGCCCGGCGGCATCGCCGCCATTAAGGATATCTACGGCCTGTCGCCGTTACAGGAAGGCATTTTGTTCCACCATCTGCTGGCTGGCGGTGGCGATCCTTACCTGCTGCTGGTTCAGCTGCGCTTTGACAGCCACGCCGCCCTGCTGCGCTATGCGGCGGCCCTTGACCAGGTGGTGGCCCGCCATGACGTGCTGCGTACCGCCTTCGTCTGGGAAGGACTGAGCGAACCGGCCCAGGTGGTGCTGCGCGAGGTGGATTCGGTGCTGACCGTACTGGAGCTGGACGACAACGCCCCGGCGATGACGCAGCTGCTGTCGCGTTATGATTTGGCGCATTTCCGTCTGGATCTGGGCCAGCCTCCGCTTTTGCGCCTGATCGCCGCGCGCGGTGATGATGGCCGCTGGTATGCGCTGCAAATGTGGCACCATCTGGTCGGCGATCACTCCACGCTGGCCATTCAGCAGCAGGAGATCGCGGCAATTTATGCCGGACAGGGTGACAGCCTGCCGCCGCCGACGCCTTACCGCAATCTGATTGCTCAGGCGCGGTTAGGGGTCAGTCAGCAGGAGCATGAGCAGTTCTTCCGCAACATGCTGGGCGATATTGACACGCCAACGCTGCCGTTTGGCTTAACCGGTGAGCACTGCGATGCTTCGCCGGTAACAGAAGCGCACCAGCGCCTGCCGGCTGAGCTTAACCGGCGCTTACGCGATGTGGCACGCAGACTGGGGGTTAGCCTGGCCAGCCTGTGCCACCTCGCCTGGGGCCAGGTGCTGGCGCACACCAGTGGCAATCAGCAGGTGGTGTTCGGCACCGTGCTGCTCGGTCGCCTGCAGGGTGGACGCGATGCGGGAAGTACCATGGGGCTGTTTATCAACACGCTGCCGCTGCGGCTGGATATCGACCAGCGCGGCGTTCGCCAGGCGGTAGAGGAAACCCATCACGCATTGAGCGATCTGCTGATGCATGAACATGCCTCGCTGGCGCTGGCACAGCGTTGCAGCGGCATCGCCGCACCGGCTCCGCTGTTCAGCGCCCTGCTGAACTACCGTCATAGCGATGCGCGCAACGTGCAGCAAACGCCGGAGGGCATGCAGATCCTTGATGCGGAAGAGCGGACTAACTATCCGTTTGTGTTATCCGTTGAGGATTTCGGCGATGCGCTCGGTCTCACCGCGCAGACTACGGCAATGGCAACGCCAGAACAGGTCTGCGGCTGGATGAGCCAGGCGCTGACCTCCCTCGCGGATACGCTGGAAACAGCCCCGGATACGGCGGTGAAATCGCTGGATATCCTGTCGGCGGCGGAGCGGCATTTCCTGCTGGAAGAGCTGAACCACACCACGGTGACGTGGCCGACCAGCCAGCCGGTTCAGGTGCTGTTTGAGCAGCAGGCGGCGCAAAACCCCGCCGCGCTGGCGCTCACCTTTGAGGGGCAAACCCTCAGTTATGGCGAACTTAACAGCCGGGCAAACCGGCTGGCGCATGCGCTGCTGGCCAGAGGCGTCGGGCCGGATGGTCTGGTGGCTATCTGCGCCGCACGCAGCCCGCAGCTGATGGTTGCCCTGCTGGCGGTGCTGAAAACCGGTGCCGCTTATGTGCCGCTCGATCCTGACTATCCGCAGCAGCGCCTGCACTATATCTTGCAGGATGCCGCCGCGCCGCTGCTACTGGCAGACGCGGCCGGGCGCGCGGCGCTGGGTGAACATCAGGTTGGTACCATTGCGCTTGATATCCCGCTTCAGGGAGAGTGGCCGCTCACCAATCCTCATCACCATGCGGATCGGGGCGCGCTGGACGATCTGGCGTACGTTATTTACACCTCCGGCTCTACCGGCAACCCGAAAGGCGCGGGTAACAGCCACCGCGCACTGCTTAACAGGCTGCGGTGGGCAGCGGATGAGTATGGCCTGGACGCCAGCGACAGAGTCCTGCAAAAAACGCCTTTCGGTTTCGACGTGTCAGTCTGGGAGCTGTTCCTGCCGCTGATCGTCGGTGCTTCACTGGTGATTGCCAAGCCCGGTGGACACAAGGATCCCGCTTACCTGGCTGAACTGATTGAGCAGCAGCGGGTAACCACTGCTCACTTTGTGCCTTCCATGCTGGCGCTGTTCTTACATCATCCGGTCGGGCGCTGCGATGACTGCCTGCGCCGCCTGATCTTCAGTGGGGAAGCGTTACCCGCCGAACTGCTGAAAGAGGTTTTGGCCACATTGCCAACGGTGACCTGTTTCAACCACTACGGCCCTACCGAAGCCGCTATTGACGTCACCTCCTGGCGCTGCCACGCGTTACGGCAGCAGCAGCCGGTGCCCATTGGCCGGCCGATTGCTAACAGCCGCATCTACCTGCTGAATGACCAACAGCAGCCTGTGCCTTTCGGGGCCAGCGGCGAGCTGTATATTGCCGGCACGCCGGTAGCCCGCGGTTACCACCGTCGTGCTGAGCTGACGGCGGAGCGCTTCCTGGCCGATCCGTTCAGCAAGCTTCCCGGCGCACGCATGTATCGCACCGGCGACCTGGCGCGCTACCAGCCCGATGGCAGTCTGGTCTATCTCGGCCGCAACGATGACCAGGTGAAAATTCGCGGCCTGCGTATTGAACCCGGCGAGATTGCGGCGGCGATCCAGACGCATCCTGAGGTGGATGCAGCGGCGGTTATCGTCGATTATCGCCGTGGAGAACCGCAGCTGGTGGCCTATGTGGTGCTTATGCCACACAGCCAGCTGAACGCTGCCGCTCTGCGTCTTACCTTAAATGACAGCCTGCCGGATTATATGGTGCCTGCGGCCTGGGTGATGCTGGACAGCCTGCCACTGTCGCCTAACGGCAAGCTGGCGCGCGACCGACTGCCGCTACCGGATGAGCACGCCTTTATTCGGGCAGAAAATGCGGTTCCCGCCACGGCGGCCGAAGCGATTGTGGCCGATATCTGGGGTGATCTGCTGGATGTTGAAGAGCCAGGCCGCTTCGATAACTTCTTCGACCTCGGTGGCCATTCGCTGCTGGCGGTGCGCGTTGTCGAGCGTCTGCGTCCCTATGGGCGGATTGGCGTAGATATCCTGTTCGCTAAACCGGTGCTGTGGGAATTTGCCGCAGCAGTGGCCGCGCACGATGAAAGCGTGCAGTCCCGCGCGGTCGCCGTGCGCAGCGAAGGAACAGCGCGACCTGTTTTCTTCCTGCCTACCGGCCTTGGCGATTACACCTACGCTTTCCGACTGGCGCGTGAAATCAGCACTGACTGCCCGGTCTATGCCCTGCCCTGGCCTGACAATGCCGCGCCCCAGCCGAAAACGCTGGGCGCGCTGGCAAGGCAGATGGTGGAAATGGTGCAGGCAGTCCAGCCGAAAGGGCCTTACACGCTGTTTGGCTACTCTTCCGGTGGCCTGCTGGCCCATGAAGTCGGCGTGCAGTTGCAGCAGGAAGGAGAAAAGGTGGAGCTACTCGGCCTGATCGATACGCTCGCCGGGGCTGCGCCCGCGCCTGCCTTTAATCAGTGGCTGGTGAATATGTTCCTGTTCAATGCGCCCGCGCTGGCGCAGCAGTGGGACAATGCGCTGATTGCGGAGCTGATGCAGCTGGACAAGGATGCCGTTTATCAACGCGTTAAGCAGTTAAATCTGCCGGAAACGCAGCAGCTGTTTGCCGTATCACCTGAACGCTGGCAGCAGAGCTATCACTATCAACAGCTGTGCAGCGGCGTGAAGCTGCCGCCGGTGCTGCCACGTGTTCATCTCATTGCGGCCGCGCAAACCTTGCCGGTGCCGGAAGTTGATCCGCTGCTGCTCGCCGATGCTGCCAGATTTAACCAGTTTGTTGCGCAGACGGCCCGCCTGGAGGATCTGGGCTGGCAGGCGCTGTACAATGATGGTCAGCTTAGTGTTGAGAGGGTAAACGGCGATCATGCCAGCATCATGAGCGAAAAGGAAAATCGCCGTCTGTTGGCGCAGCGCATCAGTCAGATTCTGACCTCACGTCACTAACCTGCTGCGGACAAGCGCCGTATCGCCATGATGCGGCGCTTGTGCCATCGACAGCTCGTCACCTGTGCTTCGCCATGTTCCGGCTTGACGGGGAACTTTCTCTTCAGGCTGGTCAGCATGAGCGGCACACCATAAAAAGCCGGGAAACCGGCTTTCTCATTTGTTTTGTAAGCGTATTTTTGCTCAATACCGGACGATGGATTTTCTTTGCGCCCTTCTTATGCGATGCTTAAGCCCGGTTAATTAAAAGGACCCCGTTAATGCCCGATTTTTCCCGTTGTACCTTCACGGAAGGCAGCGTGACGTTGCCGGAAGGCTACAGCGACCGCACCGTTAACCTGCTGCTGGCCCCTGACGATGCGTATCCCTCGCTCAATATCTCGCGCGATACGCTACAGCCCGGTGAAACCGTGGCCGGCTACATCACCCGCCAGCTTGATACCCTGTCCGCCAGCCTGAAAGGCTGGGTGCTGAAAGCGCGCGCGGCGGCGCAACTCGGCGAGGCGCAGCAGCCCGGCGAGAGCGTGTCTGCCAGCTATCTGCGCGACGGCCAGCGCATCTGGCAGCACCAGGCGGTGTTTGCGCTGGCCGGAGGGCGCGTGCTGGTGTTCACCCTGGCGCAGACGCGCAGGCTGTCGCCGCAGGATGAAGCCCTGCTACAACAGGTGCTGGCAAGCTACCGCCAGCCTGTGGCTACCGGCCATCAGCCATAATGGGAACTTATCATGAGTGAAGCCGCACGCGTCGGCGACGCCATCGGCCATTCCTCCGCGCTGGCCGGGATGACGGGCGGCACCATAGTCGGCGGGCTGATTGCCGCCGCCGGCGCCGTGGCCGCCGGGGCGCTGTTTGTCGCCGGGCTGGCCGCCTCCTGTCTTGGCGTTGGCGTCTTGCTGATGGGCGCCAGCCTGGCGGTGGGCTATCTCACCGGGGAGGCGGCCACCGCGGCGCGCGACGGCATGGCCGCTGCCGGGGCGGACAGACGGTCCGCTTCCGGCCAGATACTGACCGGCTCACCGAACGTGTTTATCAACGGCAAACCGGCGGCCATCGCCACCGTCAGCCAGGCGGGCTGTGACCGGGACGGGCCGACGATGCAGATGGCGCAGGGCTCCGCCCGGGTGTTTATCAACGGCCAGCCCGCCGCGCGCGTCGGCGACAAAACCAACTGCGGTGCCACGGTGATGGCAGGCTCGCCCAGCGTGCGCATCGGCGGCGGCACCGCCACCACGCTGACGATAAAACCCGAAGTGCCGGACCGGGCCTATAAGGCCTCGGACCTGACGCTGCTGTTTGCCGGGCTGCTTGGCGGCGCGGGCGGCGCGGCCGGCAAGGCGGGCAAACTGGCTGAACTGCTGAGCAGGCTGCCCGGCATCAACAGGCTTGGCCAGGTGGCCTGCCGCTTCGGCGTGCTGATGACCGCCAGCGCGGCGGCGGGCATCATCGCCCGCCCGGTGGATATCATCAGCGGGCAGAAGTTTCTCTCCGGCGACGACGAGCTGGACTTTGTGCTGCCGTCGCGCCTGCCGGTTGAATGGCAGCGCTACTGGCGCAGCGGCAACCCGGCGGAAAGCGTGCTGGGGCGCGGCTGGAGCCTGTTCTGGGAAAGTACCCTCCAGCCTTACGCCGACGGGCTGGTGTGGCGCGCGCCGTCCGGCGACCTGGTTTCGTTCCCGATGGTGCCGCGCGGCCATAAAACCTGGTGTGAAGCCGAAAAGTGCTGGCTGATGCACAACGCCGACGACAGCTGGCAGCTGTTCGACGTCAGTGAACAGGCCTGGCACTATCCGCCGCTGGACGCGCAGTATCCCGCCCGCCTGAGCATGGTGACCGACGCCGGCGGCAACGCCACCTCGCTGTTTTACGACGAGCAGGGGCGGCCGGGCGAACTGGTGGACAGCGCCGGCCAGCGCCTGAGCTGCCGCTACCTGACGACCGCCGGCGGGCATTGCCGCCTGAGCGCGGTGCTGCTGCATACCGCGGACGGGGAGCACACGCTGGTCAGCTACGGGTATGACGACGACGGGCAGCTCGCCAGCGTGCGCAACCGCGCCGGCGAGGTCACGCGCCGCTTCACCTGGCATGACGGGCTGATGGCCAGCCACGAGGATGCCAACGGGCTGCGGAACGAATACCGCTGGCAGGAGATTGACGGCCTGCCGCGCGTCACCGCCTGGCGGCACGGCGCCGGGGAAGCGCTGGCGCTGCACTACGACATTAACGGCGGCACGCGCCGGGCGGTGCGCGACGACGGCATGCAGGCGTGCTGGCAGCTGGACGACGACGACAGCGTGGCGCAGTTCACCGACTTTGACGGCCGCAGGCTGGCGTTTATCTACGCGCGCGGCGAGCTGTGCAGCGTGCTGCTGCCGGGCGGCGGCCAGCGGCACAGCGAGTGGGACCGCTACGGGCGACTGCTGAGCGAAACCGACCCGTCAGGGCGTAAAACCACCTGTCAGTATGCGCGTAACAGCGACCGTCTGGTTTCGGTCACCCATCCCGACGGCAGCCGTGAGTGCCAGTCATGGGATGACAGGGGGCGGCTGATTACACAGAGCGACGCGCTGGGAAACACCACGCTTTACCACTACCCGGACGGGGAAGAAAGCTTACCGGCGCGCATCACCGATGCCCTCGGCGGCGTGGCGCGGCTTGAGTGGGACGGCCGGGGGCTGCTGACGCGCTATACCGACTGTTCCGGCAGCGTCACCGCGTACGACTATGACATTTTCGGCCAGCTCACCGGGCGCACCGATGCGGAAGGCAACGTGACCCGCTACCGCCGGGATACCGCCGGTCGCCTGCAAACCCTGCAGCACGCGGACGGCAGCGAAGAGCACTTCGTCTGGAACGAACGCGGGCAGCTGGCGCGCCATCAGGACCCGTCCGGCAGCGAAACGCAGTGGCGCTACAACCTGCTGGGCCAGCCGGTCAGCGTCACCGACCGCATCAACCGCACGCGCCACTACCACTACGGCCCGCGCGGCTGGCTGACGCGGCTGGAGAACGGCAACGGCGGCGAGTATCAGTTCAGCTACGATGCTGCCGGGCGCATCACCGCCGAACGCCGCCCGGACAACACCGACCACCTCTATCGCTACGGCGCGGACGGCCAGCTTGCCGAACACCGGGAAACCGGCCCGCAGAACAGCCTTGCGCCGCCCGCGCACCGCCTGCACCGCTTCCGCTTTGACGAGGCGGGCCGCCTGGCGTGGCGCGGCAACGACAGCGCCGAATGGCAGTATCACTACGATGCCGCAGGCAGGCTGACCCGGCTTGTGCGTACCCCCACGGCCGCCGGGGCGGAGCTGGGGATTGAGGCGGACAGCGTTGAGCTGCAGTACGACAAAGCGGGTCACCTGCTGTGCGAGCGCGGCGTGAACGGCGCGCCGGTCTACAGCCGGGACGCGCTCGGCAACCTGCAGGCGCTGACGCTGCCGCAGGGCGACCGCCTGCAGTGGCTGCACTACGGCTCCGGCCATGCCGGCGCGCTGAAATTCAACCGGCAGGCGGTGAGCGAATTCACCCGTGACCGCCTGCACCGTGAAACCGGGCGCAGCCAGGGCGCGCTGCACCAGCAGCGCCGCTACGATGCGTCCGGCAGGCGCAGCTGGCAGAGCAGCACTTTCGGTGACGGCCAGATAACCCGGCCGGAAGACGGCATGCTGTGGCGGGCGTTCCGCTACACCGGGCGCGGCGAGCTGGCGGGCGTCAGCGACGCGCTGCGCGGCGAAGTGCACTACGGCTACGACGCCGAAGGCCGCCTGCTGCAGCACCGCGAGCTGCAGTCCGGCAGGACGGGCAGCCGGCTGGTGTATGACGCCGCCGACAACCTGCTGGGCGGGCAAAGCCCGCACGACGACCCGGAACGGCCGCCGCCGCCGCCGCAGAGCAGCAACCGTCTGCCGCACTGGCAGCGGCTGTTCTACCGCTACGACGTCTGGGGCAACCTGGTCAGCCGCCGCCACGGCCTCAACGAGCAGCATTACACTTACGACGCCGACAACCGCCTGATACGGGCGCGTGGCTCCGGTCCTCAGGGCGAGTTCAGCGCGCAGTACCATTATGACGCGCTGGGCCGGCGCAGCCGCAAGGAGGTCACCTTCGCGGGCAAAGCCCCGCAGACCACGCGCTTCCTGTGGCAGGGCTACCGGCTGCTGCAGGAGCAGCGCGCCAACGGCACGCGGCGTACCTGGAGCTATGACCCGGAAAGCCCGTGGACGCCGCTGGCGGCCATCGAGCAGGCCGGGGAAGGGCCACAGGCGGATATTTACTGGCTGAACACCGACCTCAACGGCGCGCCGCTGGAGGTGACCGACGCCGATGGCAGGCTGCGCTGGTCGGGACAGTACGACACCTTCGGCAGGCTGCAGGGCCAGACGACGGCCGGTGCGGCACAACGCACGGGGCCGGTGTACGACCAGCCGCTGCGCTACGCCGGGCAGTATGCTGACAGTGAAACGGGACTGCACTATAATCTGTTCCGTTACTACGAGCCTGACGTTGGCAGGTTTACGACCCAGGACCCTGTGGGGCTGGCGGGGGGGCTGAACCTGTATGCGTATGCGCCGAATCCGTACGGGTGGGTGGATCCGCTGGGGCTGGCGAAGTGCGGTAATAATGAGAAATCATCTTATAAAGGTCCTGAACTTCCCGGCAGTATTGCTGAAACCTTTGACAAAGGGATTTATAAAAACAGGCAACTTTACAAGTCTGAAACGTTCTATAAATATCATGGGTTAAATAATAGAACTGGCAGAAAATATTCATGGCTAACTAATGAGCGATATGGTTCTGAAGAAATGTTAAGACAAAAGCTTGCGATTCGACATGATTGGGGCGTTGTCATTACAAAAGTATCTGAATTTAAAGTTCCTCAAGGTACATGGATCAGTGAGGGGCCAGCCGCAGCTCAAGGGGCTGGTTATCCTGGGTTAGGATATCAAGCAGTAGTATCTAATTTACCTAAATCATGGATTATTAACACACTAAAGGTTCCTTGGTAATGAGTATTGATAATTTATTATTGTCTCTTGAAAAGATTATTTCAGAGCTAAATAAAAGTGGAAAAATTCAATCACGGTCATTTTTTATTTCGCACTATGATGCAATAAAAGCAAGTGCTCGTGGAATACCTCAAGATGTTATAAGAGAGCTATCGACTTGTCGAGCAATGGCCCAATATGCTGATTTTACATATAAAGAGGAAGAATTACTTAATAATGTTGTTAACAATGCGATCGCATTAATTAAATCAAATCCATAAAAAATAGCCGGAAGCGATCCCACAGATCCTTCCGGCTTTTTTACCTTCAGCCACCCTTCACGCCAGCATGGCGATCATCCGTCGTTTAGCCTGCTCCAGCTCTTCATGCTGCGCTTTAAGCTGCTGTTCCAGCGCCCTTAGCCGCCTCTCCTCGCGGCTGGCGGGGATCGGCAGCCGGTCAGCGCCTTCGGTGACGGCCAGATAACCCGGCCGGAAGACGGCATGCTGTGGCGGGCGTTCCGCTACACCGGGCGCGGCGAGCTGGCGGGCGTCAGCGACGCGCTGCGCGGCGAAGTGCACTACGGCTACGACGCCGAAGGCCGCCTGCTGCAGCACCGCGAGCTGCAGTCCGGCAGGACGGGCAGCCGGCTGGTGTATGACGCCGCCGACAACCTGCTGGGCGGGCAAAGCCCGCACGACGACCCGGAACGGCCGCCGCCGCCGCCGCAGAGCAGCAACCGTCTGCCGCACTGGCAGCGGCTGTTCTACCGCTACGACGTCTGGGGCAACCTGGTCAGCCGCCGCCACGGCCTCAACGAGCAGCATTACACTTACGACGCCGACAACCGCCTGATACGGGCGCGTGGCTCCGGTCCTCAGGGCGAGTTCAGCGCGCATTACCATTATGACGCGCTGGGCCGGCGCAGCCGCAAGGAGGTCACCTTCGCGGGCAAAGCCCCACAGACCACGCGCTTCCTGTGGCAGGGCTACCGGCTGCTGCAGGAGCAGCGCGCCAACGGCACGCGGCGTACCTGGAGCTATGACCCGGAAAGCCCGTGGACGCCGCTGGCGGCCATCGAGCAGGCCGGAGAAGGGCCACAGGCGGATATTTACTGGCTGAACACCGACCTCAACAGCGCGCCGCTGGAGGTGACCGACGCCGATGGCAGGCTGCGCTGGTCGGGACAGTACGACACCTTCGGCAGGCTGCAGGGCCAGACGACGGCCGGTGCGGCACAACGCACGGGGCCGGTTTACGACCAGCCGCTGCGCTACGCCGGGCAGTATGCTGACAGTGAAACGGGACTGCACTATAATCTGTTCCGTTACTACGAGCCTGACGTTGGCAGGTTCACGACCCAGGACCCTGTGGGGCTGGCGGGGGGCCTGAACCTGTATGCGTATGCGCCGAATCCGTACGGGTGGGTGGATCCGCTGGGGTTGAGCAGATGTAAACCTGGCACTGCTTCAGGTGAAGGTAGCAAGATTGAAGGGAAATGGTTGAGAGGGACTCATGGTAATGCTGGCTTATTCCCATCCTCAGTAGCTGATAAGCTACGCGGTAGGCAATTTAAATCGTTTGACGATTTCAGGGAAAATGTCTGGAAAGAGGTAGGAAATGATTCTCATCTTTCTCAACAATTTAGACCTTCAAATATTACCAGGATGAAAAGTGGTAAAGCCCCAATTTCCCACAACTCTCAATGGAATGGGAAAAATAAATCTTATGTTCTTCATCACCGTACACCGATTCAACATGGTGGTGGTATCTATGATGTTGATAATCTAATAGTTGTTACTCCGAGATATCATCTTGATGTGTTGGATCGGGCCTATCATTTTTGAGGCTAAATATGCAAAGAAAAGAGCTTATAGAGTTAATTGAAAAAATACAGCGCAGTGAAGGTACTGAAGAAGAAGCCGATAATGACATTGACTTGCTTTGCAATAGCGTCGAAGATCCTCAGGCTGCAAATTATATTTTTCAAGAGGATCTAAGTGCCGATGAAATAGCCGATAAAATAATGCACTATAAGCCTATCCAACTATAAAAATAAGCCGGAAGCGATCCCCGACGATCCTTCCGGCCCTTTACCTTCAGCCGCCCTTCACGCCAGCATCTCGATCATCCGCTGTTTAGCCTGCTCCAGCTGCTGCTGCTGCGCTTTAAGCTGCTGTTCCAGCGCCCTTAGCCGCCTCTCCTCGCGGCTGGCGGGGATCGGCAGCCGGTCAGCGCCTTCGGTGACGGCCAGATAACCCGGCCGGAAGACGGCATGCTGTGGCGGGCGTTCCGCTACACCGGGCGCGGCGAGCTGGCGGGCGTCAGCGACGCGCTGCGCGGCGAAGTGCACTACGGCTACGACGCCGAAGGCCGCCTGCTGCAGCACCGCGAGCTGCAGTCCGGCAGGACGGGCAGCCGGCTGGTGTATGACGCCGCCGACAACCTGCTGGGCGGGCAAAGCCCGCACGACGACCCGGAACGGCCGCCGCCACCGCCGCAGAGCAGCAACCGTCTGCCGCACTGGCAGCGGCTGTTCTACCGCTACAACGTCTGGGGCAACCTGGTCAGCCGCCGCCACGGCCTCAACGAGCAGCATTACACTTACGACGCCGACAACCGCCTGATACGGGCGCGTGGCTCCGGTCCTCAGGGCGAGTTCAGCGCGCAGTACCATTATGACGCGCTGGGCCGGCGCAGCCGCAAGGAGGTCACCTTCGCGGGCAAAGCCCCGCAGACCACGCGCTTCCTGTGGCAGGGCTACCGGCTGCTGCAGGAGCAGCGCGCCAACGGCACGCGGCGTACCTGGAGCTATGACCCGGAAAGCCCGTGGACGCCGCTGGCGGCCATCGAGCAGGCCGGGGAAGGGCCACAGGCGGATATTTACTGGCTGAACACCGACCTCAACGGCGCGCCGCTGGAGGTGACCGACGCCGATGGCAGGCTGCGCTGGTCGGGACAGTACGACACCTTCGGCAGGCTGCAGGGCCAGACGACGGCCGGTGCGGCACAACGCACGGGGCCGGTTTACGACCAGCCGCTGCGCTACGCCGGGCAGTATGCTGACAGTGAAACGGGACTGCACTATAATCTGTTCCGTTACTACGAGCCTGACGTTGGCAGGTTCACGACCCAGGACCCTGTGGGGCTGGCGGGGGGCCTGAACCTGTATGCGTATGCGCCGAATCCGTACGGGTGGGTGGATCCGCTGGGGCTGGCGAAGTGTGGTG
Proteins encoded:
- a CDS encoding DcrB-related protein, yielding MPDFSRCTFTEGSVTLPEGYSDRTVNLLLAPDDAYPSLNISRDTLQPGETVAGYITRQLDTLSASLKGWVLKARAAAQLGEAQQPGESVSASYLRDGQRIWQHQAVFALAGGRVLVFTLAQTRRLSPQDEALLQQVLASYRQPVATGHQP
- a CDS encoding RHS repeat-associated core domain-containing protein, with protein sequence MSEAARVGDAIGHSSALAGMTGGTIVGGLIAAAGAVAAGALFVAGLAASCLGVGVLLMGASLAVGYLTGEAATAARDGMAAAGADRRSASGQILTGSPNVFINGKPAAIATVSQAGCDRDGPTMQMAQGSARVFINGQPAARVGDKTNCGATVMAGSPSVRIGGGTATTLTIKPEVPDRAYKASDLTLLFAGLLGGAGGAAGKAGKLAELLSRLPGINRLGQVACRFGVLMTASAAAGIIARPVDIISGQKFLSGDDELDFVLPSRLPVEWQRYWRSGNPAESVLGRGWSLFWESTLQPYADGLVWRAPSGDLVSFPMVPRGHKTWCEAEKCWLMHNADDSWQLFDVSEQAWHYPPLDAQYPARLSMVTDAGGNATSLFYDEQGRPGELVDSAGQRLSCRYLTTAGGHCRLSAVLLHTADGEHTLVSYGYDDDGQLASVRNRAGEVTRRFTWHDGLMASHEDANGLRNEYRWQEIDGLPRVTAWRHGAGEALALHYDINGGTRRAVRDDGMQACWQLDDDDSVAQFTDFDGRRLAFIYARGELCSVLLPGGGQRHSEWDRYGRLLSETDPSGRKTTCQYARNSDRLVSVTHPDGSRECQSWDDRGRLITQSDALGNTTLYHYPDGEESLPARITDALGGVARLEWDGRGLLTRYTDCSGSVTAYDYDIFGQLTGRTDAEGNVTRYRRDTAGRLQTLQHADGSEEHFVWNERGQLARHQDPSGSETQWRYNLLGQPVSVTDRINRTRHYHYGPRGWLTRLENGNGGEYQFSYDAAGRITAERRPDNTDHLYRYGADGQLAEHRETGPQNSLAPPAHRLHRFRFDEAGRLAWRGNDSAEWQYHYDAAGRLTRLVRTPTAAGAELGIEADSVELQYDKAGHLLCERGVNGAPVYSRDALGNLQALTLPQGDRLQWLHYGSGHAGALKFNRQAVSEFTRDRLHRETGRSQGALHQQRRYDASGRRSWQSSTFGDGQITRPEDGMLWRAFRYTGRGELAGVSDALRGEVHYGYDAEGRLLQHRELQSGRTGSRLVYDAADNLLGGQSPHDDPERPPPPPQSSNRLPHWQRLFYRYDVWGNLVSRRHGLNEQHYTYDADNRLIRARGSGPQGEFSAQYHYDALGRRSRKEVTFAGKAPQTTRFLWQGYRLLQEQRANGTRRTWSYDPESPWTPLAAIEQAGEGPQADIYWLNTDLNGAPLEVTDADGRLRWSGQYDTFGRLQGQTTAGAAQRTGPVYDQPLRYAGQYADSETGLHYNLFRYYEPDVGRFTTQDPVGLAGGLNLYAYAPNPYGWVDPLGLAKCGNNEKSSYKGPELPGSIAETFDKGIYKNRQLYKSETFYKYHGLNNRTGRKYSWLTNERYGSEEMLRQKLAIRHDWGVVITKVSEFKVPQGTWISEGPAAAQGAGYPGLGYQAVVSNLPKSWIINTLKVPW
- a CDS encoding growth inhibitor PemK — encoded protein: MLQQAAFGVVAVVHFAAQRVADARQLAAPGVAERPPQHAVFRPGYLAVTEGADRLPIPASREERRLRALEQQLKAQHEELEQAKRRMIAMLA
- a CDS encoding RHS repeat-associated core domain-containing protein → MLWRAFRYTGRGELAGVSDALRGEVHYGYDAEGRLLQHRELQSGRTGSRLVYDAADNLLGGQSPHDDPERPPPPPQSSNRLPHWQRLFYRYDVWGNLVSRRHGLNEQHYTYDADNRLIRARGSGPQGEFSAHYHYDALGRRSRKEVTFAGKAPQTTRFLWQGYRLLQEQRANGTRRTWSYDPESPWTPLAAIEQAGEGPQADIYWLNTDLNSAPLEVTDADGRLRWSGQYDTFGRLQGQTTAGAAQRTGPVYDQPLRYAGQYADSETGLHYNLFRYYEPDVGRFTTQDPVGLAGGLNLYAYAPNPYGWVDPLGLSRCKPGTASGEGSKIEGKWLRGTHGNAGLFPSSVADKLRGRQFKSFDDFRENVWKEVGNDSHLSQQFRPSNITRMKSGKAPISHNSQWNGKNKSYVLHHRTPIQHGGGIYDVDNLIVVTPRYHLDVLDRAYHF
- a CDS encoding growth inhibitor PemK; its protein translation is MLQQAAFGVVAVVHFAAQRVADARQLAAPGVAERPPQHAVFRPGYLAVTEGADRLPIPASREERRLRALEQQLKAQQQQLEQAKQRMIEMLA